From one Triticum aestivum cultivar Chinese Spring chromosome 4B, IWGSC CS RefSeq v2.1, whole genome shotgun sequence genomic stretch:
- the LOC123094497 gene encoding uncharacterized protein produces the protein MNFQRQIIFLRVREEHVGPQFWRLQCTDNLFEKFVVTYIQVNQRQRCLQTMRESTFFFSPNINYDHHYLQDIHEASLTTLDETRAYANHVVQGRNNGRQKYHRRN, from the exons ATGAACTTCCA ACGGCAGATAATTTTCTTACGTGTACGTGAGGAGCACGTTGGACCTCAGTTCTGGCGTTTGCAATGCACTGACAATCTGTTCGAGAAGTTTGTTGTAACTTACATACAGGTAAATCAGAGGCAGCGTTGCTTGCAAACTATGAGGGAGAGCACATTCTTCTTCTCTCCCAACATTAATTATGATCATCATTATCTACAAG ATATCCATGAAGCTAGCCTGACTACACTTGATGAAACACGTGCGTACGCGAATCATGTTGTTCAAGGAAGGAACAATGGACGTCAGAAGTATCACAGAAGAAATTAG